The proteins below come from a single Limnobaculum xujianqingii genomic window:
- the fusA gene encoding elongation factor G yields MARVTPIERYRNIGISAHIDAGKTTTTERILFYTGVNHKIGETHEGSATMDWMEQEQERGITITSAATTAFWSGMAKQFDAHRINIIDTPGHVDFTIEVERSMRVLDGAVMVYCAVGGVQPQSETVWRQANKYKVPRIAFVNKMDRMGANFLRVVEQLKSRLAANAVPIQLPIGAEDSFTGIVDLLKMKAINWSEADQGVTFTYEDVPAHLLEDAKKWQQNAFEAAAEASEELMDKYLGGEELTEEEVTAALRKRVLNNEIILVTCGSAFKNKGVQAMLDAVIEYLPAPTDIEAINGELDDGTPAARHADDAEPFSALAFKIATDPFVGNLTFFRVYSGVVNSGDTVLNSVKDKRERFGRIVQMHANKREEIKEVRAGDIAAAIGLKDVTTGDTLCDQAKPIILERMEFPEPVISVAVEPKTKADQEKMGIALGRLAQEDPSFRVQTDEESGQTIIAGMGELHLDVLVDRMRREFNVEANIGKPQVAYRETIRETIKDVQGKHAKQSGGRGQYGDVIIDMSPLEAGGPGYEFVNDIKGGVIPGEFIPAVDKGIQEQLKSGPLAGYPVVDIKVRLHYGSYHDVDSSELAFKLAASIAFKEGFMKAKPILLEPIMKVEVETPEDYMGDVIGDLNRRRGIIEGMEDLATGKIVRAQVPLSEMFGYATDLRSQTQGRASYSMEFLKYSEAPNNVATAIIEARKAK; encoded by the coding sequence ATGGCTCGTGTAACCCCTATTGAGCGTTATCGCAACATCGGTATCAGTGCTCACATTGATGCCGGTAAAACAACCACTACTGAACGTATCCTTTTTTATACTGGTGTAAACCATAAAATCGGTGAAACTCACGAAGGTTCAGCAACTATGGACTGGATGGAACAGGAGCAAGAGCGTGGTATCACTATCACCTCCGCTGCGACTACGGCATTCTGGTCTGGTATGGCTAAACAATTCGACGCACACCGTATCAATATTATTGATACCCCGGGACACGTTGACTTCACTATCGAAGTAGAACGTTCTATGCGTGTTCTGGATGGTGCAGTAATGGTTTACTGTGCAGTTGGTGGTGTTCAGCCACAGTCTGAAACCGTTTGGCGTCAGGCTAACAAATATAAAGTTCCACGTATCGCGTTCGTTAACAAAATGGACCGTATGGGAGCTAACTTCCTGCGCGTAGTTGAGCAATTAAAATCGCGTCTGGCAGCAAATGCTGTTCCTATTCAGTTACCAATTGGTGCTGAAGATAGCTTCACCGGTATCGTTGACTTGCTGAAAATGAAAGCAATCAACTGGAGCGAAGCCGATCAAGGCGTTACCTTTACCTATGAAGATGTTCCAGCTCATTTGCTTGAAGATGCGAAAAAATGGCAGCAGAATGCATTTGAAGCAGCAGCTGAAGCTTCAGAAGAGCTGATGGACAAGTATTTAGGCGGCGAAGAGCTGACTGAAGAAGAAGTTACTGCAGCATTACGTAAGCGTGTCCTGAATAATGAAATTATTCTGGTTACCTGTGGTTCTGCGTTTAAGAACAAAGGCGTTCAGGCAATGTTGGATGCGGTAATTGAATATTTACCTGCACCAACCGATATCGAAGCGATCAACGGCGAACTGGATGATGGTACTCCAGCTGCTCGTCACGCTGACGATGCCGAACCGTTCTCTGCGTTAGCATTTAAAATTGCCACCGACCCATTTGTTGGTAACCTGACGTTCTTCCGTGTTTATTCCGGCGTTGTTAACTCTGGTGACACAGTACTGAACTCAGTAAAAGACAAACGTGAGCGTTTTGGCCGTATCGTTCAGATGCACGCTAACAAACGTGAAGAGATCAAAGAAGTTCGTGCTGGTGACATCGCAGCTGCTATCGGTCTGAAAGACGTGACTACTGGTGACACATTATGTGATCAGGCTAAGCCTATTATCCTGGAACGTATGGAATTCCCAGAGCCAGTGATTTCTGTAGCTGTTGAGCCAAAAACTAAAGCTGACCAGGAAAAAATGGGTATCGCTTTAGGCCGTCTGGCACAAGAAGATCCATCATTCCGCGTTCAGACTGATGAAGAATCAGGCCAGACCATTATCGCGGGTATGGGTGAGCTACACTTAGACGTGTTAGTTGACCGTATGCGTCGTGAATTCAACGTTGAAGCTAACATTGGTAAACCTCAGGTAGCTTATCGTGAAACTATCCGTGAAACGATTAAAGACGTTCAGGGTAAACACGCTAAACAATCTGGTGGTCGTGGTCAGTATGGTGACGTCATTATTGATATGTCTCCACTGGAAGCGGGTGGCCCAGGCTACGAGTTCGTCAACGATATTAAAGGTGGTGTGATTCCTGGTGAATTCATCCCTGCGGTTGACAAAGGTATTCAGGAGCAACTGAAATCTGGTCCTCTGGCTGGTTATCCGGTTGTTGATATCAAAGTGCGTCTGCACTACGGTTCTTACCATGATGTCGACTCCTCAGAACTGGCGTTTAAATTGGCTGCTTCTATCGCCTTTAAAGAAGGCTTCATGAAGGCAAAACCAATTCTGCTGGAACCAATCATGAAGGTTGAAGTAGAAACTCCAGAAGACTACATGGGTGATGTGATCGGTGACTTAAACCGTCGTCGTGGTATCATCGAAGGTATGGAAGACTTGGCTACAGGTAAAATTGTACGTGCTCAAGTTCCACTATCTGAAATGTTTGGTTATGCTACAGACCTGCGTTCACAAACACAGGGTCGTGCTTCTTACTCTATGGAGTTCTTGAAGTACAGTGAAGCACCTAATAACGTTGCTACAGCAATTATCGAAGCTCGCAAGGCTAAATAA
- the rpsG gene encoding 30S ribosomal protein S7, translating into MPRRRVIGQRKILPDPKFGSDLLAKFVNILMVDGKKSTAEAIVYTALETLSQRSGKNELEAFEIALDNVRPTVEVKSRRVGGSTYQVPVEVRPVRRNALAMRWIVEAARKRGDKSMALRLANELSDAAENKGTAVKKREDVHRMAEANKAFAHYRW; encoded by the coding sequence ATGCCACGTCGTCGCGTCATTGGTCAACGTAAAATTCTGCCAGATCCTAAGTTCGGATCTGACTTACTGGCCAAATTTGTAAATATTTTAATGGTAGATGGTAAAAAATCTACCGCTGAAGCTATCGTTTATACTGCGCTTGAGACTTTATCTCAGCGTTCAGGTAAAAACGAACTGGAAGCTTTTGAAATTGCCCTGGACAACGTAAGACCGACTGTAGAAGTTAAGTCTCGTCGTGTTGGTGGTTCTACATACCAGGTACCGGTTGAAGTTCGTCCGGTTCGCCGTAATGCACTTGCCATGCGTTGGATTGTAGAAGCAGCTCGTAAACGAGGTGATAAATCCATGGCTTTACGCTTAGCGAATGAACTGTCTGATGCTGCAGAGAACAAAGGTACTGCAGTTAAGAAACGTGAAGACGTTCACCGTATGGCTGAAGCCAACAAGGCGTTCGCCCACTACCGTTGGTAA
- the rpsL gene encoding 30S ribosomal protein S12, giving the protein MATINQLVRKPRSMKVAKSNVPALEACPQKRGVCTRVYTTTPKKPNSALRKVCRVRLTNGFEVSSYIGGEGHNLQEHSVILIRGGRVKDLPGVRYHTVRGALDCSGVKDRKQARSKYGVKKPKA; this is encoded by the coding sequence ATGGCAACAATTAACCAGCTGGTACGCAAACCGCGCTCAATGAAGGTTGCAAAAAGCAACGTTCCTGCGCTGGAAGCTTGCCCGCAGAAACGTGGAGTATGTACTCGCGTATATACCACCACTCCAAAAAAACCAAACTCTGCATTACGTAAAGTTTGTCGTGTACGTTTAACTAACGGTTTTGAAGTTTCTTCATATATCGGTGGTGAAGGTCATAACCTGCAGGAGCACTCCGTGATCCTGATTCGTGGTGGCCGTGTTAAAGACCTGCCGGGTGTGCGTTATCACACCGTCCGTGGCGCGCTGGACTGCTCAGGTGTTAAAGACCGTAAGCAAGCCCGTTCCAAGTATGGCGTGAAGAAGCCGAAGGCTTAA
- the tusB gene encoding sulfurtransferase complex subunit TusB yields MLHTVSHSPYQIDMNALVNTIAQDDVLVLLQDGVTAALKDSRWLALFIQRNPINIYVLREDIEARGLLLLIDSHVEIIDYSGLVDLSVDHYPQVNW; encoded by the coding sequence GTGTTACATACTGTCTCACATTCGCCTTATCAAATTGATATGAATGCACTGGTCAATACCATCGCGCAGGATGATGTGTTGGTATTGTTGCAGGATGGTGTAACGGCGGCATTGAAAGATAGCCGCTGGTTGGCACTGTTTATTCAGCGTAACCCAATAAATATTTATGTGCTTCGGGAAGATATTGAGGCCCGGGGGTTATTGCTACTTATTGATAGTCATGTTGAGATTATTGATTACTCAGGCTTAGTGGATCTCAGTGTTGACCATTATCCTCAAGTGAATTGGTGA
- the tusC gene encoding sulfurtransferase complex subunit TusC has product MKKIAFVFTHVPHGSSGGREGLDAVLATSALTEEIGLFFLSDGVFQLLPGQQPEQILMRNYIATFGVLALYDIEQCFVCTDSMFERGINQDAALIINAIRLNQQQMHEHLSGYDVVLTF; this is encoded by the coding sequence ATGAAGAAAATAGCCTTTGTTTTTACTCATGTTCCTCATGGTTCTTCAGGCGGTAGAGAAGGGTTAGACGCTGTTTTAGCAACCTCTGCCCTGACAGAAGAAATCGGCCTGTTCTTTCTTTCAGATGGTGTTTTTCAGTTACTTCCCGGACAACAACCTGAGCAGATACTGATGCGTAACTATATTGCCACCTTTGGTGTCCTGGCGTTATACGATATTGAGCAATGTTTTGTTTGTACGGATTCAATGTTTGAACGTGGGATTAATCAGGATGCCGCATTAATCATTAACGCAATTCGCCTGAATCAGCAGCAAATGCATGAGCATTTATCGGGTTATGACGTAGTGTTAACTTTTTAA